A genomic segment from Halomonas sp. GD1P12 encodes:
- a CDS encoding RNA methyltransferase has translation MLSRIRIVLVHTFHPGNIGAAARAMKTMGLIDLVLVNPREFPSEEATRLAASATDVLESARVVTSLNEAVQDCVQVIGASARLRSLPLPHFDEPDEMAQSAVENAEHAPVALVFGRERSGLTNDEIRECTHQVSIPANPEYGILNLSQAVQILAYEVHRAWRRRPQSDFSYQRPVEATPPTREQLDHFQVHLGRLMRESGFLTQPHARTEEQLQTLFTRAQPSRKELSLLRGLLSAFEAHLPKER, from the coding sequence GTGCTTTCCCGAATTCGTATCGTGCTCGTTCATACCTTCCACCCCGGCAACATTGGCGCCGCCGCGCGGGCAATGAAGACCATGGGCCTGATTGATCTCGTGCTCGTCAACCCGCGTGAATTCCCAAGCGAGGAGGCGACCCGCCTGGCCGCCAGCGCCACGGACGTGCTCGAAAGCGCTCGCGTAGTCACAAGCCTGAATGAAGCGGTGCAGGATTGCGTGCAGGTGATTGGCGCCAGCGCTCGCCTGAGAAGCCTGCCGCTGCCGCACTTCGACGAGCCCGACGAGATGGCCCAAAGCGCCGTGGAGAACGCCGAACACGCCCCGGTGGCGCTGGTGTTCGGCCGCGAGCGTTCGGGGCTGACCAATGACGAGATTCGCGAGTGCACCCACCAGGTGAGCATTCCCGCCAACCCGGAGTACGGTATTCTCAACCTCTCCCAGGCGGTTCAAATTCTGGCGTATGAGGTGCACCGCGCCTGGCGCCGGCGCCCACAAAGCGATTTTTCCTACCAGCGCCCGGTGGAGGCCACACCGCCCACCCGCGAGCAGCTCGACCACTTCCAGGTACACCTGGGGCGACTAATGCGCGAAAGCGGTTTTCTGACCCAGCCCCACGCCCGCACCGAAGAGCAGCTTCAAACGCTTTTTACCCGCGCCCAGCCCAGCCGTAAGGAGTTGTCACTTCTGCGCGGTCTGTTGAGCGCGTTCGAAGCGCACCTGCCCAAGGAGCGCTAG
- the groL gene encoding chaperonin GroEL (60 kDa chaperone family; promotes refolding of misfolded polypeptides especially under stressful conditions; forms two stacked rings of heptamers to form a barrel-shaped 14mer; ends can be capped by GroES; misfolded proteins enter the barrel where they are refolded when GroES binds) — MAAKQVKFSDDARKRMARGVDTLANAVKVTLGPKGRNVVLDKSFGAPTVTKDGVSVAKEIELKDKFENMGAQMVKEVASKTSDAAGDGTTTATVLAQAIVAEGLKGVTAGMNPMDLKRGIDQAVAAAVKEIQAMSVPCTDTKSIAQVGTISANGDKRIGEIIAEAMDKVGKEGVITVDEGRGFEDELEVVEGMQFDRGYLSPYFVTNQDTMSVELEDPYILLVDKKVSNIRELLPVLEAVAKQGKPLAIIAEDIEGEALATLVVNNMRGIVKVAAAKAPGFGDRRKSMLQDIAILTNGTVISEEVGLTLEQANLDHLGTAKRMTMSKENTTIIDGSGQENDIEARVNQIRAQIEETSSDYDKEKLQERVAKLAGGVAVIRVGAATEVEMKEKKARVEDALHSTRAAVEEGVVPGGGTALVRVMAKVQGLTGDNEDQNHGINMALRAMQSPLRQIVTNAGEEPAVVINRVKDGEGNFGYNAQTSEYGDLFEMGVLDPAKVTRTALQSAGSVAGLMITTECMIADDPEEKEAAPDMGGMGGMGGMGGMM, encoded by the coding sequence ATGGCAGCTAAGCAAGTCAAGTTTTCAGATGATGCTCGTAAACGTATGGCGCGCGGCGTTGATACGCTGGCCAACGCGGTAAAAGTGACGCTTGGCCCGAAAGGCCGCAACGTGGTACTGGACAAGTCCTTCGGCGCGCCGACCGTGACCAAGGACGGTGTATCTGTCGCCAAGGAAATCGAACTGAAAGACAAGTTCGAAAACATGGGCGCGCAGATGGTCAAGGAAGTCGCTTCCAAGACCTCTGACGCCGCCGGCGACGGCACCACCACCGCTACCGTTCTGGCCCAGGCAATCGTCGCCGAGGGTTTGAAAGGCGTGACCGCGGGCATGAACCCGATGGACCTCAAGCGCGGCATCGACCAGGCGGTTGCAGCGGCGGTCAAGGAAATCCAGGCGATGTCCGTGCCCTGCACCGACACCAAGTCCATCGCCCAGGTCGGCACCATCTCTGCCAACGGCGACAAGCGCATCGGTGAAATCATCGCCGAAGCGATGGACAAGGTCGGCAAGGAAGGCGTCATCACCGTCGACGAAGGCCGTGGTTTCGAAGACGAGCTGGAAGTGGTCGAAGGCATGCAGTTCGACCGTGGCTACCTCTCGCCCTACTTCGTCACCAACCAGGACACCATGTCCGTCGAACTCGAAGACCCGTACATCCTGCTGGTCGACAAGAAAGTCTCCAACATCCGCGAGCTGTTGCCGGTGCTGGAAGCCGTTGCCAAGCAGGGCAAGCCGCTGGCCATCATCGCTGAAGACATCGAAGGCGAAGCGCTGGCGACACTGGTCGTGAACAACATGCGCGGTATCGTCAAAGTGGCCGCCGCCAAGGCGCCGGGCTTTGGTGATCGTCGCAAGTCCATGCTGCAGGACATCGCGATCCTGACCAACGGCACCGTGATTTCCGAAGAAGTGGGTCTGACGCTCGAGCAGGCGAACCTGGATCATCTGGGTACCGCCAAGCGCATGACCATGTCCAAGGAAAACACCACCATCATCGATGGCTCCGGTCAGGAAAACGACATCGAAGCACGCGTCAATCAAATCCGCGCGCAGATCGAAGAGACCTCTTCGGACTACGACAAGGAGAAGCTGCAGGAGCGTGTTGCCAAGCTCGCCGGCGGCGTCGCGGTTATCCGTGTGGGTGCTGCGACCGAAGTCGAAATGAAAGAGAAGAAAGCCCGCGTTGAAGACGCGCTGCACTCTACTCGCGCAGCGGTCGAAGAAGGCGTCGTACCTGGCGGCGGTACCGCGCTGGTTCGCGTCATGGCCAAGGTACAGGGCCTGACCGGTGACAACGAAGACCAGAACCACGGTATCAACATGGCCCTGCGCGCCATGCAGTCGCCGCTGCGTCAGATCGTGACCAACGCCGGTGAAGAGCCTGCGGTCGTGATCAACCGCGTGAAGGACGGCGAAGGCAACTTCGGCTACAACGCGCAAACCAGCGAGTACGGCGACCTGTTCGAAATGGGCGTACTGGACCCGGCGAAAGTGACCCGCACCGCGCTGCAGTCAGCAGGCTCCGTCGCTGGCCTGATGATCACCACCGAGTGCATGATTGCCGACGATCCGGAAGAGAAAGAAGCCGCGCCGGACATGGGTGGTATGGGCGGAATGGGTGGCATGGGCGGCATGATGTAA
- a CDS encoding DUF1538 domain-containing protein, with protein MLFALSMLHQLKNSLRDLTPIVLVMGFFQLVVIRQPLPDTLALADLAFGILCVLLGLTLFIKGLELGLFPLGERLAHAFVTKGSLFWLLLFAFALGFGSTVAEPALIAVAARAGQVLFDGGLIEQTSQARFALTLRMVVALSVGAAVVLGVMRIIKGWPLPPLIVGGYVLVLMLTLFAPTELVGIAFDSGGVTTSTITVPLVTALGVGLASSIKGRNPMLDGFGLIALASIMPIIFVLAFGILGPGALTGGGL; from the coding sequence ATGCTTTTCGCTCTCTCGATGTTACACCAGCTCAAAAACAGCCTGCGCGATCTAACGCCGATCGTGCTGGTGATGGGCTTTTTCCAGCTCGTGGTGATTCGCCAACCGCTGCCGGATACGTTGGCACTCGCCGACCTCGCTTTTGGAATACTCTGCGTGCTGCTGGGGCTGACGCTATTCATCAAGGGGCTCGAGCTTGGACTTTTTCCGCTGGGCGAGCGCCTGGCCCACGCCTTCGTCACCAAGGGCTCGCTTTTCTGGCTGCTGCTGTTCGCCTTCGCACTGGGCTTTGGCTCGACGGTGGCCGAGCCTGCGCTGATCGCGGTTGCCGCGCGGGCTGGTCAGGTGCTTTTTGACGGCGGGCTGATCGAGCAAACCAGCCAGGCCCGGTTTGCGCTGACGCTCAGAATGGTGGTGGCGCTCTCCGTGGGCGCCGCGGTCGTACTCGGCGTGATGCGCATCATCAAGGGCTGGCCGCTGCCGCCACTGATCGTCGGCGGCTACGTGCTGGTGCTGATGCTCACTCTCTTCGCCCCCACGGAGCTGGTCGGCATTGCCTTCGATTCCGGTGGCGTGACGACCTCGACCATCACCGTACCGCTGGTCACCGCACTGGGCGTGGGCCTGGCCTCCAGCATCAAGGGCCGCAATCCGATGCTCGACGGTTTCGGGCTGATTGCGTTGGCCTCGATCATGCCGATCATTTTCGTGCTCGCCTTCGGCATCCTGGGCCCTGGCGCCTTGACAGGCGGTGGGCTGTGA
- a CDS encoding P-II family nitrogen regulator: MRFKLIVALVEDALTDRVMNAAREAGATGATVINNARGEGRHQVRGFLGIEITAQRDVLLFLVDAQKSRAVLDSIADAGEFDETPGTGIAFQVDVEEALGVQSQIQSLNERE, encoded by the coding sequence ATGCGTTTCAAACTGATCGTGGCACTGGTGGAGGATGCACTCACCGACCGAGTCATGAACGCCGCCCGCGAGGCTGGCGCCACGGGCGCCACCGTGATCAACAACGCCCGCGGCGAAGGTCGCCACCAGGTGCGTGGTTTTCTGGGCATCGAAATCACCGCTCAGCGCGACGTGCTACTTTTTCTGGTCGATGCGCAAAAAAGCCGCGCTGTGCTGGATTCAATCGCCGACGCCGGCGAGTTCGACGAAACGCCGGGGACCGGCATCGCTTTTCAGGTCGACGTGGAAGAGGCGCTGGGCGTACAAAGCCAGATTCAGTCGCTCAACGAGCGCGAATAG
- a CDS encoding GntP family permease: MSMLAIIVSLVLLMFLAYRGISVLLLAPLMASLAVLLSGDGAFLLPVYTDTFMSALGGYVTQFFPLFILGALFGQLMADSGAAHAISTGIVKRLGTRHVVLTVVMACAVLTYGGVSLFVVAFALYPISRELFREANVPKRLIPASIALGSFTFTMTALPGTPAIQNAIPIPYFGTNSFAAPGLGVIGGVIMLGLGITYLQSRVRKASANGEGYGTHTEKKREDTPDDAPAATMALAPALIPLVMVIGLNALFTYGVFPALDLSFIDAAFDNVSADSQAGLWAILIALLSASAWLMVTRWRHWADLKATINKGCLGSLLPIFNTASEVGYGAVIASLAGFALIRDAVLNVSPNNPLISEALAMSVLAGITGSSSGGLSIALETLGEEYLAMAQQTGIDPELMHRVATLAAGGMDTLPHSGAVITLLAICGLTHRQSYANIAMVTIVLPIAALVSVITLGTLFGSF; this comes from the coding sequence ATGAGCATGCTGGCGATTATCGTCTCTCTCGTTTTACTGATGTTTCTGGCCTACCGGGGGATTTCGGTACTGCTGCTGGCGCCTTTGATGGCATCGCTTGCGGTGCTGCTCTCCGGCGACGGCGCTTTTTTGCTGCCGGTGTATACCGATACCTTCATGAGCGCGCTCGGCGGCTACGTGACCCAGTTCTTTCCGCTGTTCATTCTGGGGGCGCTGTTTGGCCAGCTGATGGCGGACTCCGGCGCGGCGCACGCCATCTCGACCGGCATCGTCAAGCGCCTCGGCACGCGCCATGTCGTGCTCACCGTGGTCATGGCCTGCGCGGTGCTGACCTATGGCGGGGTGTCGCTGTTTGTGGTGGCGTTTGCGCTCTACCCGATCAGCCGGGAGCTCTTTCGTGAAGCGAACGTGCCCAAGCGCCTGATTCCAGCGTCCATTGCGCTGGGCTCGTTCACCTTTACCATGACTGCGCTGCCCGGCACGCCGGCGATCCAGAACGCCATCCCTATCCCCTACTTCGGCACCAACAGCTTCGCCGCGCCAGGCCTTGGGGTGATCGGCGGCGTAATCATGCTGGGGCTGGGCATCACCTATCTTCAATCCAGAGTTCGCAAGGCCAGCGCCAACGGCGAGGGCTACGGCACGCATACCGAGAAGAAGCGCGAAGATACGCCGGACGACGCTCCCGCGGCGACCATGGCGCTGGCGCCTGCACTGATTCCGCTAGTCATGGTGATCGGCCTCAACGCGCTGTTCACTTACGGCGTGTTCCCGGCGCTGGATTTGAGCTTCATCGACGCCGCCTTCGACAACGTCTCTGCCGATAGCCAAGCCGGCCTGTGGGCGATTTTGATTGCGCTACTCAGCGCCTCGGCCTGGCTGATGGTGACGCGCTGGCGCCACTGGGCGGATTTGAAAGCGACGATCAACAAGGGGTGTCTCGGCTCGCTTTTGCCGATTTTCAACACCGCCTCGGAAGTGGGCTACGGCGCGGTGATCGCAAGTCTGGCGGGCTTCGCCCTGATTCGCGACGCGGTGCTCAACGTCTCCCCAAACAATCCGCTGATTTCCGAGGCGCTTGCCATGAGCGTGCTGGCCGGTATTACAGGCTCTTCCTCCGGCGGGCTATCGATTGCGCTTGAAACCCTGGGCGAGGAGTATCTCGCCATGGCGCAGCAGACAGGTATCGACCCGGAACTGATGCACCGCGTGGCAACGTTGGCCGCTGGCGGCATGGACACGCTGCCCCACTCCGGCGCGGTGATTACGCTATTGGCGATCTGCGGGCTCACCCACCGCCAATCCTACGCCAACATCGCCATGGTCACGATCGTACTGCCGATAGCGGCACTCGTTAGCGTCATTACGCTGGGTACGCTGTTCGGAAGCTTTTAG
- a CDS encoding co-chaperone GroES yields MNIRPLHDRVVIRRVEEEQKTAGGIVLPGNAQEKPTRGEVLAVGNGRILDNGEVRALDVKVGDTVIFKDGFGVEKQKIDGEEVLIMSEADILAVVEG; encoded by the coding sequence ATGAATATCCGTCCCTTGCACGATCGCGTCGTTATTCGTCGCGTGGAAGAAGAACAGAAAACCGCTGGCGGCATCGTGCTACCGGGCAACGCCCAGGAAAAGCCCACGCGGGGCGAAGTACTCGCGGTAGGCAACGGCCGCATTCTGGACAACGGTGAAGTTCGCGCCCTCGACGTCAAGGTAGGCGACACCGTGATCTTCAAGGACGGCTTCGGCGTCGAAAAGCAGAAAATCGACGGTGAAGAAGTTCTGATCATGAGCGAAGCCGATATTCTGGCGGTCGTCGAAGGCTAA
- a CDS encoding ComF family protein, translating to MAWTRWVLTAGSWLKRALPGYCAFCLSSHARIEGWCDECFALLKHNDAGCPRCKEPLTSFDHQTSARLCGHCLSAPPAFTVTTAEYLYDGAVKALVRDFKFQASPRAGTLLVELMLAKPPAQLGQALLPVPMHPGRARERGFNQAHWLAHELSRRLSLPLLGATCVKQLPSQRTLGRRQRAANLKGAFRLSAPLPAHLTIIDDVVTTGATAHELARLALEQGAERVDLWAPARTPLGNS from the coding sequence ATGGCGTGGACACGTTGGGTTTTGACGGCCGGTAGCTGGCTCAAGAGGGCGCTGCCGGGCTACTGCGCTTTTTGCCTGTCGTCTCACGCGCGTATCGAGGGCTGGTGCGATGAGTGTTTTGCGCTGTTAAAGCATAACGATGCCGGCTGCCCCCGCTGTAAAGAGCCGTTAACGTCCTTCGACCATCAGACAAGCGCCCGGCTTTGCGGCCACTGCCTGAGTGCGCCGCCAGCGTTTACCGTGACCACGGCGGAATATCTTTACGACGGGGCCGTCAAGGCGCTGGTGCGCGACTTCAAGTTTCAGGCCTCGCCCCGCGCGGGGACGCTGTTGGTCGAGCTGATGCTCGCAAAGCCGCCGGCGCAGTTGGGGCAGGCGCTGCTGCCAGTACCCATGCACCCCGGCCGTGCTCGTGAGCGCGGCTTCAACCAGGCCCACTGGTTGGCCCATGAGCTTTCGCGGCGGCTCTCACTGCCCTTGCTTGGCGCCACCTGTGTCAAGCAGTTGCCCTCGCAGCGTACGCTTGGCCGCCGCCAGCGGGCGGCCAACTTGAAGGGGGCGTTTCGACTATCTGCGCCGCTGCCGGCGCACCTCACTATCATCGACGATGTCGTCACCACCGGCGCGACCGCCCACGAACTCGCGCGGCTGGCGCTTGAGCAGGGCGCTGAACGGGTCGACCTTTGGGCGCCGGCGCGGACGCCGCTGGGCAACAGCTGA
- a CDS encoding FxsA family protein, giving the protein MPILLFISIFTLLDFVVLFSVGSHIGLMTTLILVLLTGFIGLHLIRREGVSTLARARSRLQAGEIPSSELFTGAALIFGGALLMAPGFLSDALGLACLIPNARRLMGRAFTWFGLKASVYQPGQSQRSGAHTAEAPFGHDQQTHRESRAGSNEHRAGFDEREPTTLEGEFISRDDQRQR; this is encoded by the coding sequence ATGCCCATATTACTGTTTATATCGATTTTCACCCTGCTCGACTTCGTCGTGCTGTTTTCGGTGGGAAGCCATATCGGCCTAATGACCACGTTGATACTGGTGCTCCTCACCGGCTTTATCGGGCTTCATCTCATTCGCCGCGAAGGAGTGTCGACCCTGGCACGAGCGCGCTCGCGTCTACAGGCCGGCGAAATTCCGTCTTCCGAGCTTTTCACCGGCGCGGCGCTGATTTTCGGCGGCGCGCTATTGATGGCGCCGGGCTTTCTCTCCGACGCTCTGGGCCTTGCGTGCTTGATTCCCAACGCCCGCCGACTGATGGGCCGGGCGTTTACCTGGTTTGGCCTCAAGGCGAGCGTTTATCAGCCGGGTCAGTCACAGCGCTCGGGCGCGCATACCGCTGAGGCACCGTTTGGCCATGACCAGCAAACACACCGGGAGTCGCGGGCCGGCTCAAATGAGCACCGCGCCGGATTTGACGAGCGTGAGCCCACCACGCTCGAGGGTGAATTCATCAGCCGCGACGATCAGCGCCAGCGCTGA
- a CDS encoding Na+/H+ antiporter family protein, with translation MNAVMIAVLVMVALSLLRVSVVFALVAGALVGGLVGGLSLEETLGAFNDGVGGGAQVALAYATLGAFAVAISRSGLPDMLANRLIRLLGQEATAAHQSRVKWILLGAVLLMAIFSQNAIPVHIAFIPILIPPLLALMNRLKLDRRAVACALTFGLTAPYMLLPVGFGAIFLNDILLANLNSAGEPLGLDITRSMVPMAMAIPVGGMAIGLLVALFVSYRGARGYAEKEVAASTSLVSTAPATPHALGLVMSGVAIVAALGLQLYTGSMILGGLVGIGVLSMGGIFKWREADDLFTSGMRMMALIGFIMISAAGFAEVMKATGHIDTLVNGAFEIFGDNRGLAALTMLLVGLFITLGIGSSFSTIPIIAAIFVPLAVQFGFSPMATVVLVGTAAALGDAGSPASDSTLGPTSGLNVDGQHDHIWDSVVPTFLHYNLPLIAFGWLGAMWL, from the coding sequence ATGAATGCAGTCATGATTGCAGTGCTCGTGATGGTGGCACTGTCGCTTTTGCGTGTCTCGGTGGTTTTCGCGCTGGTGGCCGGGGCGCTGGTAGGGGGGCTGGTCGGCGGGCTATCGCTGGAGGAGACGCTTGGCGCGTTCAACGACGGCGTCGGCGGCGGCGCTCAGGTGGCGCTGGCTTATGCCACGCTCGGCGCGTTTGCCGTGGCGATCTCACGCTCCGGCCTTCCGGATATGCTGGCCAACCGCCTGATTCGGCTGCTGGGCCAGGAGGCCACGGCGGCGCACCAGAGCCGGGTCAAGTGGATCCTGCTTGGTGCCGTTCTATTGATGGCGATCTTCTCGCAAAACGCCATTCCCGTGCATATCGCCTTCATTCCCATTCTGATCCCGCCGCTGCTGGCGCTGATGAACCGCTTGAAGCTCGATCGTCGGGCGGTGGCCTGCGCGCTCACGTTTGGGTTGACCGCGCCCTATATGCTGCTGCCGGTGGGCTTTGGCGCGATCTTTCTCAACGATATTCTGCTGGCCAACCTCAACAGCGCCGGTGAGCCGTTGGGACTCGACATCACCCGCTCGATGGTGCCGATGGCGATGGCCATTCCGGTCGGCGGCATGGCCATCGGCCTTCTGGTCGCGCTGTTTGTGAGCTATCGCGGCGCGCGCGGCTACGCGGAAAAAGAGGTCGCGGCGAGCACCTCGCTCGTGTCTACCGCCCCGGCCACGCCTCATGCGTTGGGGCTTGTCATGTCCGGCGTGGCGATCGTGGCCGCCCTCGGGCTTCAGCTCTATACCGGCTCGATGATTCTGGGCGGGCTCGTGGGCATCGGTGTGCTGTCGATGGGCGGCATCTTCAAGTGGCGCGAGGCGGATGACCTCTTCACCAGCGGCATGCGCATGATGGCGCTGATCGGCTTTATCATGATCTCGGCGGCGGGCTTTGCCGAGGTGATGAAAGCAACCGGCCACATCGACACGCTGGTCAACGGCGCTTTCGAGATTTTCGGCGACAACCGGGGCCTGGCCGCGCTGACCATGCTGCTGGTGGGGCTCTTCATTACGCTGGGGATCGGCTCATCGTTTTCGACCATTCCGATCATCGCCGCCATTTTCGTGCCGCTGGCGGTACAATTCGGCTTTTCGCCCATGGCCACGGTCGTACTGGTGGGCACCGCCGCCGCGCTCGGCGATGCGGGCTCGCCGGCCTCGGACTCGACCCTTGGGCCGACCTCCGGGCTCAATGTCGATGGTCAGCACGATCATATCTGGGACAGCGTGGTGCCGACCTTTTTGCACTACAACCTGCCGCTGATCGCGTTTGGCTGGCTCGGCGCCATGTGGCTCTAA
- a CDS encoding DUF1538 domain-containing protein, producing MNLWQSLWATLGDIAPIVLIVFGFQYGVIRKPLKRPAHIALGFVMVWLGLALFLVGLENALFPLGELMAQQLTHAEFLPALPDGAARHWSDYYWVYLFAFAIGASTTIAEPALMAVALKAGEISGGTLNPLMLRIAVALGMAVGITLGVWRIVMGWPLHGFIIGAYVLVILQTLRAPKAIVPLAFDSGGVTTSTITVPIITALGLGIAGAIPGRSPLADGFGMIALACLFPIMSVMAYARLSQLLAKRKRADGAKRV from the coding sequence GTGAACCTCTGGCAGAGCCTCTGGGCAACGCTTGGCGACATCGCGCCGATCGTACTGATCGTGTTCGGCTTTCAGTACGGCGTGATTCGAAAGCCGCTAAAGCGCCCGGCGCACATCGCGCTGGGTTTCGTCATGGTGTGGCTTGGGCTGGCGCTGTTTCTGGTGGGTCTCGAAAACGCGCTGTTCCCACTGGGGGAGCTCATGGCGCAGCAGCTGACCCACGCGGAATTTCTGCCTGCGCTGCCCGACGGGGCGGCGCGTCACTGGAGCGACTACTACTGGGTCTACCTGTTCGCCTTTGCCATCGGCGCCAGCACCACCATTGCCGAGCCAGCGCTAATGGCAGTGGCGCTGAAAGCGGGTGAGATCTCCGGCGGCACGCTCAATCCCTTGATGCTGCGCATTGCGGTGGCGCTGGGCATGGCGGTCGGCATCACTTTGGGCGTCTGGCGCATCGTCATGGGCTGGCCGCTTCACGGGTTCATCATTGGCGCTTACGTGTTGGTGATTCTGCAGACCCTGCGCGCGCCGAAGGCCATCGTGCCGCTGGCGTTCGACTCCGGCGGCGTGACCACCTCGACCATCACCGTGCCGATCATCACCGCGCTCGGGCTCGGCATCGCCGGTGCCATTCCCGGGCGCAGCCCGCTGGCGGACGGCTTCGGCATGATCGCCCTGGCCTGCCTGTTCCCGATCATGAGCGTCATGGCCTACGCACGGCTCAGCCAGCTACTTGCCAAACGAAAGCGCGCCGATGGCGCCAAGCGTGTCTAA
- a CDS encoding SDR family NAD(P)-dependent oxidoreductase: MNVDNKVIAITGGARGLGLAMAKHLGEQGASVALLDTHRDTLDKAVASLNERGIQAKGFVVDVSDEASVIDGFAAIKEALGPVSGCVNNAGITDDAMLVKAREGAIEKRMSLSAWQRVIDVNLTGAFLCGREAATQMIEANHAGVIVNISSISKAGNMGQSNYAAAKAGIHALSVTWGQELARYNIRAATVAPGFVATEMTAAMRPDMLERIKKSVPLKELGEPSHIAQSVAFVFENDYFTARIIECDGGLRL, encoded by the coding sequence ATGAACGTGGATAACAAGGTGATCGCGATTACCGGCGGGGCCCGGGGGTTGGGCCTGGCCATGGCCAAGCATTTGGGGGAGCAGGGCGCCAGCGTCGCGCTTTTGGATACGCATCGTGACACGCTCGATAAGGCCGTAGCGTCATTGAACGAGCGCGGCATTCAGGCGAAAGGGTTCGTGGTCGACGTTTCAGACGAGGCGTCGGTGATCGACGGTTTTGCCGCCATTAAGGAGGCGCTTGGCCCGGTCAGCGGCTGCGTCAATAATGCGGGGATCACTGACGATGCAATGCTGGTGAAAGCCCGGGAGGGCGCAATCGAAAAGCGCATGTCGCTCTCGGCCTGGCAACGTGTGATCGACGTGAACCTGACCGGCGCGTTTCTCTGCGGGCGCGAAGCCGCCACGCAGATGATCGAGGCGAACCACGCGGGCGTTATCGTCAATATTTCGAGTATCTCCAAAGCCGGCAACATGGGCCAGAGCAACTACGCCGCAGCCAAGGCGGGGATCCACGCGCTGAGTGTGACCTGGGGCCAGGAGCTCGCCCGTTACAATATTCGCGCCGCGACCGTCGCCCCTGGCTTCGTGGCCACCGAGATGACCGCCGCGATGCGTCCGGACATGCTCGAGCGCATCAAGAAGAGCGTGCCGCTCAAGGAGCTTGGCGAGCCGTCCCACATCGCCCAAAGCGTGGCGTTCGTGTTCGAGAACGACTACTTCACCGCCCGCATCATCGAGTGCGACGGAGGACTGCGCCTTTAA
- the mntR gene encoding manganese-binding transcriptional regulator MntR yields the protein MSDESTPHRSLKGGHSHDALPPVEQHARQYETVRNAHETELIEDYVELIGDLLDHRGEARAADIANRMAVSQATVSKMIRRLNELGLVTSQPYRSLFLTDEGRKMAQTSRGRHDVVLHFLRALGVPDSTARIDAEGMEHHVSDETLAIMQRFTDDNAG from the coding sequence ATGAGTGATGAATCCACGCCGCACCGCTCGCTCAAGGGCGGCCACAGCCACGATGCGCTACCGCCGGTCGAGCAGCACGCACGCCAGTACGAAACGGTGCGCAACGCTCATGAAACCGAACTGATCGAGGATTACGTCGAACTCATCGGGGATTTGCTGGATCACCGGGGCGAGGCGCGCGCCGCGGATATCGCCAACCGCATGGCGGTCAGCCAGGCAACCGTGTCAAAAATGATTCGCCGGCTCAACGAGCTGGGGCTGGTCACGAGCCAGCCCTACCGTTCGCTGTTTCTAACCGATGAAGGTAGGAAGATGGCCCAGACGTCCCGCGGTCGTCACGACGTCGTCCTCCATTTTCTGCGCGCACTCGGCGTGCCCGACAGCACCGCACGCATCGACGCCGAAGGCATGGAGCATCACGTCAGCGACGAAACGCTTGCCATCATGCAGCGCTTTACCGACGACAACGCCGGTTAG